In the Chlorobium limicola DSM 245 genome, one interval contains:
- the tusD gene encoding sulfurtransferase complex subunit TusD, with translation MKIGILLKEGPYNHQASDTAYKFAEAAIRKGHTVDAVFLYNDGVINVTKLMDPPQDDRQISSRWNELHKEHGVEILACIAASKRRGISDEVLIDGGEITGLGTLTDIAIRNDRLLTFGD, from the coding sequence AATCCTGCTCAAGGAAGGGCCGTACAACCATCAGGCATCCGATACGGCCTACAAGTTTGCCGAAGCGGCAATCCGCAAAGGACATACGGTCGATGCCGTATTCCTTTACAACGACGGAGTCATCAATGTGACGAAGCTCATGGATCCTCCCCAGGATGACCGGCAGATTTCAAGCCGGTGGAATGAACTGCATAAGGAGCACGGGGTGGAAATTCTGGCCTGCATTGCCGCCTCAAAAAGGCGCGGCATCAGCGATGAAGTGCTTATCGACGGCGGTGAAATCACCGGCCTCGGCACGCTTACCGATATAGCCATTCGCAACGACAGATTGTTAACCTTCGGAGACTGA
- the tusC gene encoding sulfurtransferase complex subunit TusC, translating to MENENVKKIMHVMRHAPHGTIYTYEGLEMILIMAAYEQDLSVVFIGDGIYSLKKNQDTAGIGIKGFAKTFMALDGYDVEKLYVDRISLEERGLSEDDLVVDVEVVESSRIGELMKEQDVIIHH from the coding sequence ATGGAAAACGAAAATGTTAAAAAGATCATGCATGTGATGCGCCATGCGCCTCACGGTACGATCTACACCTATGAGGGTCTTGAAATGATCCTTATCATGGCCGCCTACGAGCAGGACCTTTCGGTTGTCTTTATCGGAGATGGTATCTACTCTCTGAAAAAAAATCAGGATACTGCGGGAATCGGCATCAAGGGGTTTGCGAAAACCTTCATGGCGCTTGACGGCTACGATGTCGAAAAGCTCTATGTGGACCGCATTTCGCTTGAAGAGCGCGGGCTCAGCGAAGATGATCTGGTTGTGGATGTCGAGGTGGTCGAATCCTCCCGGATCGGCGAGCTTATGAAAGAGCAAGATGTGATCATTCACCATTAA
- the tusB gene encoding sulfurtransferase complex subunit TusB → MLHTINKSPFSGDTFDTCIRFFQPGDPVLFIEDGVYAVQNGNKFSEVLAGVLQSNPVYALKPDLDARGISELAVGVATVDYEGFVDLVEEHQVNSWL, encoded by the coding sequence ATGTTACATACCATAAACAAATCTCCGTTTTCAGGCGATACGTTCGATACCTGTATCAGGTTTTTTCAGCCGGGCGATCCCGTGCTTTTCATAGAAGACGGAGTCTATGCGGTTCAGAACGGCAATAAGTTTTCCGAGGTTCTTGCCGGGGTACTCCAAAGCAATCCGGTTTATGCGCTCAAGCCCGATCTCGACGCACGGGGCATTTCAGAGCTTGCCGTCGGAGTCGCAACCGTCGATTACGAAGGATTTGTCGATCTTGTCGAAGAGCATCAGGTAAACAGCTGGCTCTGA
- the dsrM gene encoding sulfate reduction electron transfer complex DsrMKJOP subunit DsrM, which yields MKKILMPLVMVAVLALIPFIGVQYAGLSYLFGVIVPYLAALLFVAGFLYRMVDWLKRPLPFNITSTCGQQKTLDWIHHDKIESPTKPWHAAVRVLSEVLLFRSLFRNNKAEVRKGPDITFASSKWLWMGGLVFHWSLLIIVLRHARFFFVMVPGFADYLDQADSFLDVTLPAFYVTDALALSAITFLFVRRVMDAKLRIISLPTDYFPLFLLGGIVAAGVVMRYIAKVDVMPVKDQMLRLMSFSFEAPGEIGALFYVHLFLVCVLLLYFPFSKLMHMGAIFLSPTRTMLNNTREKRHVNPWNAPVKFRTYAEYENEYREKMKKAKLPVEKE from the coding sequence ATGAAAAAAATTCTCATGCCGCTGGTAATGGTGGCCGTTCTTGCTCTCATTCCTTTTATCGGAGTTCAATATGCCGGGCTGAGCTATCTCTTCGGGGTCATCGTTCCTTACCTCGCAGCTCTGCTTTTCGTCGCCGGTTTTCTCTACAGGATGGTCGATTGGCTCAAAAGGCCGTTGCCCTTTAACATAACTTCGACCTGCGGCCAGCAGAAAACGCTTGACTGGATTCACCACGACAAAATCGAGAGCCCGACGAAACCATGGCATGCTGCCGTGCGCGTACTTTCCGAAGTGCTGCTGTTCCGCTCGCTTTTCCGCAACAACAAGGCCGAGGTGCGCAAGGGGCCCGATATCACCTTCGCTTCGAGCAAGTGGCTATGGATGGGCGGACTGGTTTTTCACTGGTCGCTGCTTATTATCGTGCTGCGTCATGCGCGCTTCTTTTTTGTCATGGTTCCGGGTTTTGCCGATTATCTCGATCAGGCCGACAGTTTTCTGGATGTCACGCTTCCGGCCTTTTACGTAACCGATGCCCTGGCGCTTTCTGCAATTACCTTTCTCTTTGTACGCAGGGTCATGGATGCGAAGCTCAGGATCATTTCATTGCCGACCGATTATTTTCCGCTCTTTCTGCTCGGGGGCATTGTTGCGGCCGGCGTGGTGATGCGCTATATCGCCAAGGTTGACGTGATGCCGGTGAAGGATCAGATGCTGCGGCTGATGAGCTTCAGCTTCGAGGCCCCCGGAGAAATCGGGGCGCTTTTTTATGTTCATCTTTTTCTTGTCTGTGTACTGCTGCTTTATTTTCCGTTCAGCAAGCTCATGCACATGGGGGCAATCTTTCTGAGCCCAACCCGAACCATGCTCAACAACACCCGTGAAAAGAGGCATGTCAATCCCTGGAACGCCCCTGTCAAGTTCCGTACCTATGCAGAGTACGAGAATGAATACCGAGAAAAGATGAAAAAGGCTAAACTGCCGGTTGAAAAGGAGTAA
- the dsrK gene encoding sulfate reduction electron transfer complex DsrMKJOP subunit DsrK produces MSKYLPKQADLIKEFEEKPSPLKGDYADREWWEMPYEFREGNFCFPAKPEVIEELGFPNPRKWAVTDDDWKLPDGWQKTLMDGMRERIKKYRSLKLYLDSCVRCGACADKCHFFLGTGDPKNMPVLRAELVRSVYRGDFPMVEKILKGFAGSRKLTKEVLKEWFMYFYQCTECRRCSVFCPMGIDTAEITIMVREILQLIGLNNNWILAPVANCNRTGNHLGIEPHTFVQNIESLVDDIEELTGVTVNPTFNRKGAEILFITPSGDVFGDPGVYTMMGYLLLFEHIGLDYTISTYASEGGNFGFFTSNDMMKKLNAKMYHEAERLGVKWILGGECGHMWRVVHQYMSTMNGPADFLQEPASPVTGTKFANAKVTKMVHIAEFTADLIHHNKLKLDPKRNDHLRTTFHDSCNVARGMGMFEEPRYILNKVCNSFHEMPENTIREQTFCCGSGSGINAEENMAMRMKGGFPRANAVRYVREKHNVDSLVTICAIDRASLPPLMRYWNPGVSVYGLHELVGNALVMEGEKKRTEDLRENPMTGIEEKEGDVD; encoded by the coding sequence ATGTCAAAATACCTTCCGAAACAAGCCGATCTCATCAAGGAGTTTGAGGAAAAACCGAGCCCGCTGAAAGGCGATTACGCTGATCGCGAGTGGTGGGAGATGCCATACGAGTTCCGCGAGGGGAACTTCTGTTTTCCCGCCAAACCCGAGGTTATCGAAGAACTCGGCTTTCCGAACCCCCGCAAGTGGGCCGTTACCGATGATGACTGGAAACTGCCTGACGGATGGCAGAAAACCCTCATGGACGGCATGAGGGAGCGCATCAAAAAGTACCGTTCCCTCAAGCTCTATCTCGACTCCTGCGTCCGTTGCGGCGCCTGTGCCGACAAGTGCCACTTCTTTCTCGGTACCGGAGATCCGAAGAACATGCCGGTGCTCAGGGCCGAGCTGGTCAGGTCGGTCTATCGCGGCGATTTTCCCATGGTCGAGAAGATCCTGAAAGGCTTTGCCGGTTCGCGCAAGCTCACCAAGGAGGTGCTCAAGGAGTGGTTTATGTATTTCTACCAGTGCACCGAATGCCGCCGTTGCTCGGTGTTCTGCCCCATGGGGATCGATACCGCCGAGATTACCATCATGGTACGCGAGATCCTGCAGCTTATAGGCCTGAACAACAACTGGATATTAGCCCCGGTGGCGAACTGCAACCGTACGGGCAACCACCTCGGCATCGAACCGCACACCTTCGTGCAGAATATCGAGTCGCTGGTGGACGACATCGAGGAGCTGACCGGCGTGACGGTGAATCCCACCTTCAACCGCAAGGGGGCGGAAATTCTTTTCATCACTCCGTCAGGAGATGTGTTCGGCGATCCCGGAGTCTATACCATGATGGGTTATCTGCTTCTTTTCGAGCACATCGGCCTCGACTACACCATCAGCACCTACGCTTCGGAAGGGGGCAATTTCGGTTTCTTCACTTCGAACGACATGATGAAGAAGCTGAATGCGAAAATGTACCATGAAGCGGAGCGTCTCGGGGTGAAATGGATTCTCGGCGGCGAGTGCGGACATATGTGGCGCGTGGTACATCAGTACATGAGCACCATGAACGGGCCTGCCGATTTTCTGCAGGAACCGGCATCTCCCGTTACCGGGACGAAATTCGCCAATGCGAAAGTCACTAAAATGGTGCATATCGCGGAGTTTACCGCCGATCTCATCCATCACAACAAGCTCAAACTCGATCCGAAACGCAACGACCACCTGCGCACCACCTTTCACGACTCCTGCAACGTTGCAAGGGGGATGGGTATGTTCGAGGAGCCGCGCTATATTCTCAACAAGGTGTGCAACTCATTTCATGAGATGCCGGAGAATACCATTCGCGAGCAGACCTTCTGCTGCGGTTCCGGCAGCGGCATCAACGCCGAAGAGAATATGGCGATGCGCATGAAGGGCGGTTTTCCGAGAGCCAATGCCGTGCGCTACGTCAGGGAGAAGCACAATGTCGATTCTCTGGTGACCATCTGCGCCATCGACCGGGCAAGCCTTCCGCCGCTCATGCGTTACTGGAACCCCGGCGTGTCGGTTTACGGCCTGCACGAACTGGTGGGCAATGCGCTCGTTATGGAGGGGGAGAAAAAGCGAACCGAAGATCTGAGGGAAAATCCCATGACCGGAATTGAAGAGAAGGAGGGCGACGTTGACTAA
- the dsrJ gene encoding sulfate reduction electron transfer complex DsrMKJOP subunit DsrJ has product MTKKLMVTAAGVLLVLIAAIYAFRHEESQAEKIAAPAAAAVDSSACIGSKEYMRANHMRVLNEWRHASVRDGNRVHVAPDGRKIEKSLNTCLNCHSDNRMFCFNCHMYANVKPNCWNCHISPMEAP; this is encoded by the coding sequence TTGACTAAAAAACTCATGGTAACCGCGGCAGGAGTGCTGCTTGTGCTGATTGCCGCCATTTACGCTTTCCGGCACGAGGAGAGCCAGGCTGAAAAGATAGCCGCTCCTGCAGCTGCAGCCGTCGACAGCTCGGCATGCATCGGCTCGAAGGAGTACATGCGGGCCAATCACATGCGCGTGCTGAACGAATGGCGCCACGCATCCGTGCGTGACGGAAACCGGGTGCATGTGGCTCCCGACGGCAGAAAAATCGAAAAGAGCCTGAACACCTGTCTGAACTGCCATTCCGACAACAGGATGTTCTGCTTCAACTGCCACATGTACGCCAATGTGAAACCAAATTGCTGGAACTGCCATATTTCACCCATGGAGGCGCCCTGA
- the dsrO gene encoding sulfate reduction electron transfer complex DsrMKJOP subunit DsrO, whose amino-acid sequence MNEDRRSFIKKAGIGILAGIGSAAGLFPALSLEKTVLPAWDEKPEPGKHRWGMLIDTRKCSGNCSECVAACHFTHNVPDFGNRKDEVKWIWKSSYENVFPTASQQFQSPGVTERPYLALCNHCAEPPCTKACPTEATFRRWDGIVSMDYHRCIGCRFCMAACPYGSRSFNWRDPREGIKLASTGYPTRMQGVVEKCNFCSERLVKGLDPACVEACPEQALVFGDLNDPGSEIRKLLESTETMQRKPELGTKPSVFYII is encoded by the coding sequence ATGAACGAAGATCGCAGATCATTTATCAAGAAAGCCGGTATCGGCATTCTTGCCGGCATAGGATCGGCAGCCGGCCTGTTTCCGGCGCTTTCGCTCGAAAAAACCGTGCTTCCGGCATGGGACGAGAAGCCCGAGCCCGGCAAACATCGCTGGGGCATGCTTATCGATACCCGCAAGTGCTCCGGCAACTGCAGTGAGTGCGTTGCCGCCTGCCACTTCACGCACAACGTGCCTGATTTCGGCAATCGCAAGGACGAGGTGAAGTGGATATGGAAAAGCTCCTATGAAAACGTGTTTCCTACGGCGAGCCAGCAGTTTCAGAGTCCCGGGGTGACCGAAAGGCCCTACCTTGCCCTCTGCAACCACTGCGCCGAGCCTCCCTGCACAAAAGCTTGTCCGACCGAAGCCACCTTCAGGCGGTGGGACGGCATCGTCTCCATGGACTACCACCGCTGCATCGGCTGTCGCTTCTGCATGGCTGCCTGTCCCTACGGTTCACGCAGCTTCAACTGGCGCGATCCGAGAGAGGGTATCAAGCTTGCGAGTACCGGGTATCCGACCCGCATGCAGGGTGTGGTGGAGAAATGCAACTTCTGTTCCGAACGGCTGGTGAAAGGACTCGATCCGGCCTGCGTAGAAGCATGTCCGGAGCAGGCGCTGGTGTTCGGCGACCTGAACGATCCCGGTTCGGAGATCCGCAAGCTGCTTGAATCCACCGAAACCATGCAGCGCAAACCCGAACTCGGCACGAAACCTTCGGTCTTTTATATCATTTAA
- the dsrP gene encoding sulfate reduction electron transfer complex DsrMKJOP subunit DsrP, whose amino-acid sequence MIEKALKGSRNYWLWIGLLLLCIGAGFSAFSRQMWEGLTVTGMGRDVSWGLYIAQFTFFVGVAASAVMVVIPYYLHNQKAFAKTVIVGEFMAVAATLMCMLFILADMGRPDRVLNVLLYPSPHAMVFWDVMVLNGYLVINLVSAWTVLGAERKGVPPPAWVKPIIYLSIPWAFSIHTVTAFLYAGLPGRHLWLTAVLAPRFLASAFAAGTSLLILVTLILKKTTGFDAGNEARQKLAVLATYAGVANFFMIGTEFFTAFYSNVPAHMHGLQYLFFGLEGKSALVPWMWLSLLLGFGALAILFNPKLRHTSKWLVAACAGMVSSIWIDKGVGLVLGGFVPSPLEEITEYGVTLTELTVTLGIWAVGILVLTLLLKVAVTVKKEQEA is encoded by the coding sequence ATGATTGAAAAAGCTCTGAAAGGAAGCCGGAACTACTGGCTCTGGATAGGACTCCTGCTGCTGTGTATCGGCGCAGGATTTTCGGCCTTTTCGCGACAGATGTGGGAAGGGCTTACCGTAACCGGCATGGGCCGCGACGTGAGCTGGGGCCTCTATATCGCGCAATTCACCTTTTTTGTGGGCGTGGCGGCTTCGGCCGTGATGGTGGTGATTCCCTACTACCTGCACAACCAGAAGGCGTTCGCCAAAACCGTGATCGTCGGCGAGTTCATGGCCGTAGCGGCCACGCTCATGTGCATGCTCTTCATCCTTGCCGACATGGGCCGTCCCGACCGCGTGCTGAACGTACTGCTTTACCCCTCGCCGCACGCCATGGTGTTCTGGGACGTTATGGTACTCAACGGCTACCTTGTCATCAACCTCGTGAGCGCCTGGACCGTGCTCGGCGCGGAGCGCAAGGGGGTACCGCCACCTGCCTGGGTAAAACCGATCATCTACCTCTCGATTCCCTGGGCCTTCAGCATTCACACCGTTACGGCCTTCCTCTACGCAGGCCTTCCCGGACGGCACCTCTGGCTCACCGCAGTGCTCGCTCCCAGGTTTCTCGCTTCGGCCTTTGCCGCGGGAACCTCGCTGCTCATTCTCGTCACGCTGATCCTGAAAAAAACCACCGGTTTCGACGCGGGCAACGAAGCGCGTCAGAAACTTGCCGTACTTGCCACCTACGCAGGCGTCGCAAACTTTTTCATGATCGGTACCGAGTTCTTCACCGCTTTCTACAGCAACGTGCCGGCGCACATGCACGGCCTGCAGTACCTGTTTTTCGGTCTCGAAGGCAAGAGCGCCCTCGTGCCGTGGATGTGGCTCTCGCTGCTTCTCGGTTTCGGCGCTCTCGCGATACTATTCAACCCGAAACTGCGCCACACGTCGAAATGGCTTGTAGCCGCCTGTGCGGGTATGGTCAGTTCCATCTGGATCGACAAGGGAGTCGGGCTGGTGCTTGGCGGATTCGTGCCATCGCCGCTCGAAGAGATCACCGAATACGGCGTTACCCTGACGGAGCTCACCGTCACGCTCGGCATCTGGGCCGTGGGCATTCTCGTGCTGACGCTGCTTTTGAAGGTTGCCGTGACCGTGAAAAAGGAGCAGGAGGCGTAA
- a CDS encoding precorrin-2 dehydrogenase/sirohydrochlorin ferrochelatase family protein: MKKVFLPLNVRIDNKKILFVGGGKIAMHKIQTVEQYTRDITILAPEIHPDLKGKGFTEIVKRYEPSDLEGAFLVYASTNDGEVNRQIKDDAERLGILVNVVDNRELSSFISPAVIRQGEMTIAISSNGENVKKSVEWRNRIREMMREDSSLLK, translated from the coding sequence ATGAAAAAAGTGTTTCTTCCGCTCAACGTCCGGATAGACAATAAAAAAATCCTGTTCGTCGGTGGGGGCAAGATTGCCATGCACAAGATACAGACGGTCGAGCAGTACACGCGCGACATCACCATCCTCGCGCCGGAGATTCATCCGGACCTGAAAGGAAAAGGGTTCACAGAAATCGTCAAGCGGTATGAGCCTTCCGATCTCGAAGGGGCCTTTCTCGTTTATGCAAGCACGAACGACGGGGAGGTTAACCGGCAGATAAAGGACGACGCCGAACGGCTTGGCATTCTTGTGAATGTGGTCGATAATCGAGAACTGTCGAGTTTCATCTCTCCGGCGGTCATCAGGCAGGGTGAGATGACCATCGCTATCTCTTCGAACGGAGAGAACGTGAAGAAGTCGGTTGAATGGCGCAACAGGATAAGGGAGATGATGCGTGAAGACAGCTCTCTCTTGAAGTGA
- the cobA gene encoding uroporphyrinogen-III C-methyltransferase: MTATAPIPETQKQGYVYIIGAGPGDPELLTVKAERVLHDADVILYDDLVSLELVDQFSGLKIYTGKRKDCHHFEQEEINQEIVRHARQGKTVARLKGGDPFVFGRGGEEIDELRKNGIGYEIIPGITAAHGASAYTEIPLTMRKISSSVAFCTGHPVSKIQVPDADTLVYYMVASTVHDVLDAVAAKGRSGNTKVAVVQNATRYNQQIFTGTLDEFRARERAVYSPALLIIGDNINQFIAENWHSKKKKVLITGGEAKRYSSTEYIMVHFPCRQIEGADLSKVNDSLRQIETYGVLLFQNKFSVKYFFKLLFDYGRDVRHLAKSRIISTGRAATAELQKYGVIPDQSLEPEGCGDIVGMFREQGIAAESILIPGSNLIDEYLINGLQALGNRVTPLCVYKHGAQELEQSIDFDFIDEIYFASPSCVNNFSTMFGSIPERITVTCADQRTEEEYRKMFG, from the coding sequence ATGACTGCAACAGCACCAATACCGGAAACACAGAAGCAGGGATATGTTTACATCATCGGCGCAGGCCCGGGCGACCCCGAACTGCTTACCGTAAAGGCCGAAAGGGTACTGCATGATGCCGACGTGATCCTTTATGACGACCTCGTGTCGCTTGAACTGGTCGATCAGTTCAGCGGTTTGAAAATATATACCGGCAAACGCAAGGATTGCCATCATTTCGAGCAGGAAGAGATCAACCAGGAGATCGTACGCCATGCCCGGCAGGGGAAAACAGTCGCAAGACTGAAAGGCGGCGATCCTTTCGTGTTCGGCAGGGGAGGCGAAGAGATCGACGAACTCCGCAAAAACGGAATCGGCTACGAAATAATACCCGGCATCACGGCAGCCCACGGTGCGAGCGCCTATACAGAAATTCCCCTCACCATGCGGAAGATATCATCTTCCGTAGCCTTCTGCACCGGTCATCCCGTCAGCAAGATTCAGGTGCCCGATGCCGATACGCTTGTGTATTACATGGTTGCCTCAACGGTTCACGACGTGCTCGACGCCGTTGCCGCCAAAGGGCGGAGCGGAAACACGAAGGTTGCCGTTGTGCAGAACGCGACCCGCTACAATCAGCAGATTTTCACCGGCACGCTCGACGAGTTCAGAGCGCGAGAACGGGCGGTTTACTCGCCGGCCCTGCTCATCATCGGCGATAACATCAATCAGTTCATCGCCGAGAACTGGCACTCGAAAAAGAAGAAGGTGCTGATTACCGGCGGCGAGGCCAAACGGTACAGCAGCACGGAATATATTATGGTGCATTTTCCGTGCCGCCAGATCGAGGGTGCCGACCTCAGCAAGGTGAACGACTCTCTCAGGCAGATCGAAACGTATGGCGTGCTGCTCTTTCAGAACAAGTTTTCGGTGAAATACTTTTTCAAGCTGTTGTTCGATTACGGCAGGGATGTCCGCCATCTCGCCAAAAGCCGCATTATCTCCACAGGGAGGGCGGCAACCGCGGAGCTGCAGAAATACGGGGTTATACCCGATCAGAGTCTCGAACCCGAAGGGTGCGGCGATATCGTCGGCATGTTCAGGGAGCAGGGCATCGCTGCCGAGAGCATCCTGATTCCCGGTTCGAACCTCATCGACGAGTACCTGATAAACGGCCTGCAGGCGCTCGGCAACAGGGTGACGCCGCTATGCGTTTACAAGCATGGCGCGCAGGAACTGGAGCAGAGCATCGACTTCGACTTCATCGACGAGATCTACTTCGCCTCGCCCTCGTGCGTGAACAACTTCAGCACCATGTTCGGTTCTATTCCTGAACGCATTACCGTTACCTGCGCCGACCAGCGTACGGAGGAGGAGTACCGGAAGATGTTCGGGTGA